Below is a genomic region from Aurantimonas sp. HBX-1.
AGGCCGCGCTCGCGCCGGTCAGCGTGTCCGGGCCGACCAGGTTGATGCGGGTGAGCGGGAGCGGCGTGGGAGACTGTTCGCGGCGGATCAGCTCGATCGCGGCGATCTCGCCGATATCGCGAGCATCGATCATCGCGAGACCCTTGTCGCCGATCGGCATCGGATAGACGCCGTAGCCGGTGACCACGTCCTTGATCGTGATTTCGTTGTCCATGTAATAGGCCGGGCGCAGGATGGTGGCGCCCATCCCCATCTGCTCGATCATCCGCTCGACGCCGAACTTGCCGGCGAAGTGCGGCACGTTGACGTAGATGTCGCTGTGGATCACCGACAGGTAGACGATGCGCTCGATCCCGGCCTCGCGGGCGACGTTGAGCGCGATCAGCGCCTGGGTAAATTCATCGGCGACGACGCCGTTCAGCAGGAACAGCGTGGAGACGCCCTTCATGGCGTTGCGCAGCGAGTCGACGTCGAGCAGGTCGCCCTGGACGACTTCGACGCCGTCGGCGAAATGTGCCTTCGACGGGTCGCGGACGAGAGCGCGGACTTCGGCGCCGCGGTTGACGAGCTGTTCGACGACATTGCTTCCGACATTGCCGGTGGCGCCGGTTACGAGAATGGTCATGGGGGTCACTCCTTGAGTTCGGCCGTTTGGCTGTCCTCAAGTTAGCGATCCACATTCGTGTCGATAGTAGCTAAGTCTAGACAGGCCGTCTCACAGGTGGAACGCTCATGGACCTTCCCGCTCTCGCCGATTTTACGCTCGTCGCCCGTCATGGAGGGTTCGGAAAGGCCTCGCGTGCGGCCGGACGCCCAAAGGCGACGCTGTCCCGCCGCGTTGCCGAACTTGAGGCCAGCCTCGACCTGCGGCTCTTCGAACGCGGTGCGCGCGTCCTCAAGCTGACCGAGGAAGGACGCGCCCTGTTCGAGCGAACGAGCCAGTTGCTCACCGACCTTGACGAGACGGCGTCGGCGATAGCCTCGCGTGGGCACAGTCCGCGTGGCAGGCTGCGGATCAGCGCCCCCCTACTCTTCTCCCAAACCGCGATGGGGAAACTGGCGGCTGGCTTTGCGCTCAAGTATCCGGAAGTGCGCCTGGAGGTCACGACCGAGGATCGGTCGGTCGACATGATCGAGGAGGCCTATGATCTGGTGATCCGTGTCAATCCCGCGCCTGACGAGAGCCTCGTGGGGCGGGTCTTCCTGCGCGATCGGCTGGTTGTCGTCGCGAGCCCCGATTTGGCGCCACCAGCGGATGGAGCAGCTGTTCCAGCGATCGTGCGCGGGGCGGCAAAGCCGGCGGAAATGTGGAACGTCACGACACCAGCAGGCCGGGCGAGCATCGCCGTCAATCCGATCCTGAGCCTGTCATCACTCGTCATGGTTCGCGATGCCGTCCGGATAGGCGCGGGCGCCGGCCGGCTGCCGATTTCGCTCGTAAGCCACGATCTCGCCAAGGGCACGTTGGTGCACTGGGGCGACGTGGAAGGTCCGGAGATCGCGCTTTGGACGCTCTATCCGTCGCGACGGCTGCTGAGCGCACGCGTGTCGGCATTCCTCGACCACTTGCGGGAGGCCTTTCCTCAAGGAACTCCCGACGAACTCGCGGCCTATCTCTAGAAAATCGACACTGACACCGCGTTGAACCCCGGTGTGCGTCGAGTGTGATGAGGATGGACTTGGCCATATCAGATCACTCCCCCGTTTGCCCGCAGCACCTGACCATTAACCCAGCCGCCGTCAGACCCGACGAGGAACGAAACGACACGCGCGATGTCTTCCGGTTCGCCGAGACGGCTGAACGGGTTCGCCTTTCGGATCGCGTCGATCTGCTCCTGGCTCTTGCCGTTGGTGAACAACGGCGTATCGACCGGCCCTGGCGAAACCGCGTTCACGGTGATACCGCGAGGTCCCAGTTCCTTTGCGGCAATGCGCGTCATCGCCTCGATGCCCGCCTTGGTCGCGGCATAGAGGGCGTAAGTCGGCTGGTAGAGCCCGACGACGCTCGATGAGAAGCTGACGATCCTGCCGCCCTCCCCGAAGCGCCGGCCGGCTTCGCGCAGGCCGTTGAAGGCGCCCTTCAGGTTGACGGCAATGGTCTTGTCGAACGCGTCATCCTGCGCTTCGGCGATCGGCGTCAGGTGCATGACGCCGGCGTTGTTGACGAGGACGTCGATGCCGCCGAACGCCTGCTCGGCGGCATCGAACAGAGCCCTGACCGCCGCCGGATCTGAGACGTCGGCCTTGACGGCGATCGCCTTGCCGCCAGTCGCCGCGATCTTTGCGACGAGTGCGTCCGCCTGCTCATTGCCGGCTGCGTAGTTTGCCACCACCGCCATGCCGTCTTTCGCCAGACGTTCGGCGACGGCCGCACCGATGCCGTGTGACGCGCCGGTGACGATCGCGACCCGCTGCCGTTCCCCGGTCATGTTTCCACTCCCTGGACGATGATCTTGCCGCGGGCACGGCCCGAGGCCTGATAGGCGAACGTCTCGTCGAACCGGCTGAACGGCACGGTTCGATCGATCAGTACGGTGAGCGCGCCGGCGGCCACCTGCTCGATCAGCTTCGCCAGCCGCCAAGCGTCTGACTGATGGAACACGAAGCTGGCTTCCACGCCGTGCGCCGTGGCCAATGCCTCGTCGGGCGGTGAAGGGGTTGCCACGAGATGGCCTCCGCGTCGCAGAACGCCGAACGAGCGCTGCTGCGTATCGCCGCCGACCGTGTCCAGGACGACGTCGACGTCCACCACGACGTCCTCGAAGGCCTGCGCCTTGTAATCGATCACCTGGTCGGCGCCGAGGCGGCGGGCGATGGCAACGCCCTCGCCGGAAGCCGTGGCGATGACACGCGCGCCCGCGTTGCGGGCGAGCTGGATCGCGAAGCTGCCGACACCGCCGGCACCGGCATGGATCAGCACCGTCTGTCCGGACGTGAGACCTGCAACCTCGAACAGCGCCTGAGAGGCCGTGCCGGCGGTGGTGGGTATTCCGGCCGCCTGCCCGAAGGACACCGATGACGGAAGCCTTGCAAGGTGCGTTGCCGGGACCACGGCGGCTTCGGCGAATGCACCACCTGCGGACGGATCGGTTCGCGCGGCGACGCGGTCGCCGATGCTCCAGCCCGCCACGTCGGGCCCGATCTGCTCGATGCTGCCCGCCAGATCCGTACCGAGTGTGTAGGGGAACTCGACCGGAAAGAAGTCGTGCATGAAGCCTTGCTGGATCTTCACGTCGAGCGGGTTGAGCCCGGCGGCCGCGACGCGGACCAGCACTTCGCCAGTCCCGATTTCGAGACTGGACGTGTCCTCCAGCACGGGCTGAGCCTTATAGGCGGAAATGCGTGCAGCCCTCATGATGCGGTCTCCTTGCTGACCGGCCAGGCTCCGATCTGGTTCAGCCAACCGAACCAGTCTTCCAGATGCCAGGTGTGGGTGAGCCGTCCCCGGTCGATGCGGTGGAACTCGTGCAGGCCGATCGAGAAAACGCGGCCCGTCGGCGCGACACCGAACCACTCGCCCGTATGGGTGCCGGTCATTGCTGCACGGACGCCGACGCGGTCGCCATCCACGATGACGTCATGGACCGTGATGGCGAGGTCAGGGATGGCCTGCTTGAAGGCGCGGATCATTGGCTTGATTCCGTCGGCACCCGGACCCTGCCCCGGGGCCAGCGGGATATCCTGCCAGTCAGGCGTCACGACCTGATCGAGCAGGTCAGGCTCTCCTGCGAAGGCACGGTAGAAGGTGTCCAGCGTCGAACGGACCCTGGCCGACGTTTCGGTGCTGGATATTCTTAGGTCGCTCATGCGAGCCCTCCTGGTTGAGTGCGCAGGAGGTAGGGCCAAACGGAACGCTATTGAAATCGATAGATGATATGTGTGAGCATCCATGTGATGGATTTGCACGGTATCGATCTCAACCTGCTGGTCGCCTTCGACGCGCTGATGGCGGAGCGGAGCGTGACGCGAGCGGGCGCACGTATCGGTCGCACCCAGCCCGCCATGAGTGCGGCATTGTCGCGGCTGCGAGCATTGCTGAATGACGAGTTGTTTGTCCGCGGGCCCTCGGGCCTTCAGCCGACGCCGCGTGCCGTGGACCTGGCGGAGCCGCTCGGTCGCGCATTGGCCGAGATCGAGCGTACGCTCTCCTTCACCCAAAGCTTCGAGCCGGCCTCCTCATCGGCGATCTTCACGCTCGGCC
It encodes:
- a CDS encoding SDR family oxidoreductase, whose amino-acid sequence is MTILVTGATGNVGSNVVEQLVNRGAEVRALVRDPSKAHFADGVEVVQGDLLDVDSLRNAMKGVSTLFLLNGVVADEFTQALIALNVAREAGIERIVYLSVIHSDIYVNVPHFAGKFGVERMIEQMGMGATILRPAYYMDNEITIKDVVTGYGVYPMPIGDKGLAMIDARDIGEIAAIELIRREQSPTPLPLTRINLVGPDTLTGASAASIWSDVLGREIAYPGNDTAGFEQNMRQFMPAWMAYDMRLMAERFVSDGMLPEAGDVDRLTTLLGRPLRTYRDYVAQIAG
- a CDS encoding LysR family transcriptional regulator, with translation MDLPALADFTLVARHGGFGKASRAAGRPKATLSRRVAELEASLDLRLFERGARVLKLTEEGRALFERTSQLLTDLDETASAIASRGHSPRGRLRISAPLLFSQTAMGKLAAGFALKYPEVRLEVTTEDRSVDMIEEAYDLVIRVNPAPDESLVGRVFLRDRLVVVASPDLAPPADGAAVPAIVRGAAKPAEMWNVTTPAGRASIAVNPILSLSSLVMVRDAVRIGAGAGRLPISLVSHDLAKGTLVHWGDVEGPEIALWTLYPSRRLLSARVSAFLDHLREAFPQGTPDELAAYL
- a CDS encoding SDR family oxidoreductase — encoded protein: MTGERQRVAIVTGASHGIGAAVAERLAKDGMAVVANYAAGNEQADALVAKIAATGGKAIAVKADVSDPAAVRALFDAAEQAFGGIDVLVNNAGVMHLTPIAEAQDDAFDKTIAVNLKGAFNGLREAGRRFGEGGRIVSFSSSVVGLYQPTYALYAATKAGIEAMTRIAAKELGPRGITVNAVSPGPVDTPLFTNGKSQEQIDAIRKANPFSRLGEPEDIARVVSFLVGSDGGWVNGQVLRANGGVI
- a CDS encoding NADP-dependent oxidoreductase; translation: MRAARISAYKAQPVLEDTSSLEIGTGEVLVRVAAAGLNPLDVKIQQGFMHDFFPVEFPYTLGTDLAGSIEQIGPDVAGWSIGDRVAARTDPSAGGAFAEAAVVPATHLARLPSSVSFGQAAGIPTTAGTASQALFEVAGLTSGQTVLIHAGAGGVGSFAIQLARNAGARVIATASGEGVAIARRLGADQVIDYKAQAFEDVVVDVDVVLDTVGGDTQQRSFGVLRRGGHLVATPSPPDEALATAHGVEASFVFHQSDAWRLAKLIEQVAAGALTVLIDRTVPFSRFDETFAYQASGRARGKIIVQGVET
- a CDS encoding ester cyclase yields the protein MSDLRISSTETSARVRSTLDTFYRAFAGEPDLLDQVVTPDWQDIPLAPGQGPGADGIKPMIRAFKQAIPDLAITVHDVIVDGDRVGVRAAMTGTHTGEWFGVAPTGRVFSIGLHEFHRIDRGRLTHTWHLEDWFGWLNQIGAWPVSKETAS